One window of the Pseudomonas lurida genome contains the following:
- a CDS encoding lipocalin-like domain-containing protein, producing MKIKCLPWVFLLLVACDKVPAPQESFAGLGSDASQFAQVLPGRVFSFPEDHGSHEGFRIEWWYVTANLKDEQGHVFGVQWTLFRNALKAGPMHAGWQDPTVWLGHAAVTSATHHYAAERYARGGVGQAGAQAVPFNAWIDDWNFATRPGATSSLTDMQLKASGTQFAYDLHLTSSRPLVLQGDNGYSRKSDQGQASYYYSQPFFNASGSVSIDGKVYQVTGPAWLDREWSSQPLTASQTGWDWFSLHLDRGEQLMLFRVRQTDGASYLTGTWIDREGRTQTLHNADIQLTPLDTTAIDGRQIPTRWSLKIPGKQLDITTRAVNPNAWMNLSIPYWEGPVQFEGGVGYLEMTGY from the coding sequence ATGAAGATTAAGTGCCTGCCGTGGGTGTTTCTGTTACTGGTCGCTTGCGACAAAGTCCCCGCGCCACAGGAAAGCTTCGCCGGTTTGGGCAGCGACGCGTCGCAGTTCGCCCAAGTGCTGCCTGGCAGAGTGTTCAGCTTCCCCGAGGATCATGGCTCTCACGAAGGTTTTCGTATCGAGTGGTGGTACGTCACCGCCAACCTCAAGGATGAACAGGGCCATGTATTCGGCGTGCAATGGACACTGTTTCGCAATGCCCTCAAGGCCGGGCCGATGCACGCGGGCTGGCAGGATCCGACGGTCTGGCTTGGCCACGCAGCCGTTACGTCGGCCACCCACCACTATGCCGCCGAGCGTTACGCGCGCGGTGGCGTCGGCCAGGCCGGGGCCCAGGCGGTGCCGTTCAACGCCTGGATCGACGACTGGAATTTCGCCACCCGTCCCGGTGCGACAAGCAGCCTGACGGATATGCAACTCAAGGCCAGCGGCACTCAATTCGCCTACGACCTGCACCTGACCTCCAGCCGTCCGCTGGTGCTGCAAGGCGACAACGGCTATAGCCGCAAATCCGACCAGGGCCAGGCGTCGTACTACTACAGCCAGCCGTTTTTCAACGCCAGCGGAAGCGTCAGCATTGACGGCAAGGTGTATCAAGTCACCGGCCCGGCCTGGCTGGACCGCGAATGGAGCAGCCAACCGCTGACCGCCAGCCAGACCGGCTGGGACTGGTTCTCCCTGCACCTGGACCGAGGCGAGCAGTTGATGCTGTTCCGTGTGCGGCAAACCGACGGTGCGTCGTACCTGACCGGCACTTGGATTGATCGCGAAGGGCGTACCCAGACGCTGCACAATGCAGATATCCAACTGACACCGCTGGACACCACCGCCATTGACGGGCGTCAGATTCCTACTCGCTGGTCGCTGAAGATCCCCGGCAAACAGCTGGATATCACCACTCGGGCCGTTAACCCGAACGCCTGGATGAACCTGAGTATTCCCTACTGGGAAGGACCTGTGCAGTTCGAAGGCGGGGTGGGTTACCTGGAGATGACTGGGTATTAG
- a CDS encoding ABC transporter permease produces the protein MAVFYWTLRALLSHWRRHPVQFFSVLTGLWLATALLIGVQALNNQARDSYARASQLIGGEPQASLSAPDGASVPQALFAQLRRAGWPVSPVVQGRVRLKGQEEARLQLMGIDPVSLPGSGAVAGQRLSQAQMLAFFDPPGRTWIAPQTLQALGLREGERPITLGGHLLPPLQTQADMAPGLLLTDIGFAQPLLEMPGRLSRLLVDKAFAAGHPTPPAGLQLKQGEDNNLARLTESFHLNLDALGVLSFVVGLFIVHAAIGLALEQRRGLLRTLRACGVSVRMLIASLGVELGVLSLLGGVLGVASGYLLASLLLPDVAASLRGLYGAEVPGQLSLSPWWWGAGLGLSLLGALLAGASSLWRAARLPLLALANAQAWHEAHGRWLRRQGWVAGAALLIALLALWLGNSLAAGFVLMAALLLGAALGLPVVLNGLLKAVLGRSRSVLGQWFLADCRQQLPALSLALMALLLALAANIGAGSMTSGFRHTFNNWLEQRLTAELYLNPQTPAQAEQLSTWLAQQPRVQTVLPTWEVAVQLQGWPADLFGVVDDPTYRQHWPLLEAASEPWDQLLHDDTLMLSEQLARRLDVRLGDSVSIPTPQGVWAPKVVGIYADYGNPKGHVLVNAQHLLAHWPTLSPARFNLRVSPAEVAPLVREVQRAFALEDSRIVDQQQLKGWSSQVFERTFAATAALNSLTLGVAGVALFISLLTQSQSRLGQLAPLWALGVTRRQLMLLNLGQTWLLAVLTLVLALPLGLLLAWCLDAVINVQAFGWRLPLQVFPWQLAQLLGLAMLATLLASAWPLWQLYRSRPADLLRTFANED, from the coding sequence ATGGCGGTGTTCTACTGGACATTACGCGCGCTGCTCAGCCACTGGCGGCGGCATCCCGTGCAGTTTTTCAGCGTGCTCACCGGTTTGTGGCTGGCGACCGCGCTGCTGATTGGTGTGCAAGCCCTCAACAATCAGGCGCGCGACAGCTATGCGCGTGCCAGCCAATTGATCGGTGGTGAACCCCAGGCCAGTCTCAGCGCGCCGGACGGTGCCAGTGTTCCCCAAGCGTTGTTTGCCCAATTGCGTCGTGCCGGCTGGCCAGTGTCGCCGGTGGTGCAAGGGCGGGTTCGACTCAAGGGGCAGGAAGAAGCCCGCCTGCAATTGATGGGCATCGACCCCGTGTCGTTGCCCGGCAGTGGCGCGGTGGCGGGGCAGCGCTTGAGCCAGGCGCAGATGCTGGCGTTCTTCGACCCGCCAGGGCGCACCTGGATCGCGCCACAGACCTTGCAGGCCCTGGGGTTGCGCGAAGGTGAGCGGCCTATCACCCTGGGCGGGCACCTATTGCCGCCGCTGCAAACTCAAGCGGACATGGCCCCCGGCCTGTTGCTCACTGATATCGGTTTTGCCCAACCGCTGCTGGAAATGCCGGGTCGCCTGTCGCGCCTGCTGGTGGACAAGGCATTCGCCGCAGGCCATCCCACGCCGCCCGCCGGGTTGCAGCTCAAGCAGGGCGAGGACAATAACCTTGCACGCCTCACCGAGAGCTTTCACCTGAACCTCGATGCACTGGGTGTCCTGTCCTTCGTGGTCGGGCTGTTCATCGTGCACGCCGCCATCGGCCTGGCCCTGGAGCAACGGCGCGGGTTGCTGCGTACGCTGCGGGCCTGTGGCGTCAGCGTGCGGATGTTGATTGCCAGCCTTGGCGTGGAGTTGGGCGTGCTCTCGTTGCTCGGCGGCGTGCTCGGTGTGGCCAGCGGTTACCTGCTGGCCAGCCTGTTGCTGCCGGATGTGGCCGCCAGCCTGCGCGGGTTGTATGGCGCCGAGGTGCCGGGCCAGTTGAGCCTCAGTCCCTGGTGGTGGGGCGCTGGGTTGGGCTTGAGCTTGCTCGGTGCCTTGCTAGCCGGTGCGAGCAGCCTGTGGCGGGCAGCGCGCTTGCCATTGCTGGCGCTGGCCAACGCCCAGGCCTGGCATGAGGCGCATGGCCGTTGGTTGCGTCGCCAAGGCTGGGTGGCCGGTGCGGCACTGTTGATCGCGTTGTTGGCGCTGTGGCTGGGCAACAGCCTGGCGGCCGGTTTTGTGCTGATGGCGGCGTTGCTCCTTGGGGCCGCCCTCGGTTTGCCGGTGGTGCTCAATGGCCTGCTCAAGGCTGTGCTGGGGCGCAGCCGCTCGGTGCTCGGCCAATGGTTTCTCGCGGACTGCCGCCAGCAATTGCCGGCCTTGAGCCTGGCCCTGATGGCGTTGCTCCTGGCCCTGGCTGCGAATATCGGTGCCGGCTCCATGACCTCGGGTTTTCGTCACACCTTCAACAACTGGCTGGAGCAACGCCTGACGGCCGAGCTGTATCTAAACCCACAAACCCCGGCCCAGGCTGAACAACTCAGTACCTGGCTGGCGCAACAGCCCCGTGTACAGACCGTGCTGCCCACCTGGGAGGTCGCGGTGCAATTGCAGGGCTGGCCGGCGGACCTGTTTGGCGTGGTCGACGACCCCACCTATCGCCAGCATTGGCCGCTGCTGGAGGCGGCAAGTGAACCCTGGGATCAGTTGCTGCACGACGATACCCTGATGCTCAGCGAGCAACTGGCGCGTCGGCTCGACGTGAGGCTGGGCGACAGCGTGAGTATTCCTACGCCCCAAGGTGTGTGGGCGCCGAAAGTGGTGGGTATCTACGCCGACTACGGCAACCCCAAGGGCCATGTGCTGGTCAACGCCCAACACCTGCTGGCCCACTGGCCGACGCTGTCACCGGCGCGTTTCAACCTGCGGGTGTCGCCGGCGGAGGTGGCCCCGCTGGTGCGCGAGGTGCAACGCGCCTTTGCCCTGGAAGACAGCCGTATCGTCGACCAGCAACAACTCAAGGGTTGGTCGAGCCAGGTGTTCGAACGCACCTTCGCCGCCACTGCAGCCCTGAACAGCCTGACGTTGGGCGTGGCCGGTGTGGCGCTGTTTATCAGCCTGCTGACCCAGAGCCAGAGCCGCCTTGGCCAACTCGCCCCGCTGTGGGCACTGGGCGTCACGCGCCGGCAATTGATGCTGCTCAACCTGGGCCAGACCTGGCTGCTGGCAGTGCTCACCCTGGTCCTGGCGTTGCCGCTTGGCCTGTTGCTGGCGTGGTGCCTGGATGCGGTGATCAATGTGCAGGCCTTTGGCTGGCGCCTGCCGTTGCAGGTGTTTCCGTGGCAGCTGGCGCAATTGCTCGGGTTGGCAATGCTCGCCACCTTGCTGGCCTCGGCCTGGCCGTTGTGGCAGTTGTACCGCAGCCGTCCTGCGGACTTGTTGAGGACGTTTGCCAATGAAGATTAA
- a CDS encoding ABC transporter ATP-binding protein — MLQVHEVFKSYATPQGPLAVLAGVDLHLAERSSLALMGESGSGKSTLLHLVAGLDRVDGGSIQVGAQRLDQLSEAQLAHWRRTEIGLVFQQFNLIGSLRVEDNLAFQARLAGRFDPQWQAQLVERLGLGDLLKRYPEQLSGGQQQRVAVGRALASRPGLLLADEPTGNLDEGTSDEVLQLLLDLLRDSPTSLLMVTHSPRIAARLGRQVVLHRGRVVPTGVA; from the coding sequence ATGTTGCAGGTGCACGAGGTGTTTAAAAGCTATGCCACTCCCCAAGGGCCGCTGGCGGTATTGGCAGGGGTGGACCTGCACCTGGCCGAGCGCAGCAGCCTGGCATTGATGGGCGAGTCGGGCAGTGGCAAGAGCACCCTGTTGCACCTGGTGGCCGGGCTTGACCGGGTGGATGGCGGCAGCATCCAGGTTGGCGCGCAACGTCTCGACCAGCTCAGCGAAGCGCAACTGGCCCATTGGCGACGCACTGAAATCGGCCTGGTGTTCCAGCAGTTCAACCTGATCGGCAGCCTGCGGGTCGAGGACAACCTGGCGTTCCAGGCGCGGTTGGCAGGGCGTTTTGACCCGCAATGGCAGGCACAGTTGGTGGAGCGCCTGGGACTGGGCGACCTGCTCAAGCGCTACCCGGAACAACTCTCCGGTGGCCAGCAACAACGGGTGGCGGTCGGGCGCGCGCTGGCGTCGCGACCAGGGTTGTTGTTGGCTGATGAACCCACCGGCAACCTTGATGAAGGCACCAGCGATGAAGTGCTGCAACTGTTGCTGGACCTGTTGCGCGACAGCCCCACCAGCCTGTTGATGGTCACTCACAGCCCACGCATCGCCGCACGACTGGGCCGGCAGGTGGTGCTGCATCGCGGTCGTGTCGTCCCCACAGGCGTCGCCTGA
- a CDS encoding lipopolysaccharide core heptose(II)-phosphate phosphatase PmrG, producing MVNEVVDLTLTKPRSRRAFIKRLRPLWLGILVIGLLCAGSLLWHASPRDLGVGNRLLTSQVLPLWRDGDLIVLVRHEERCDRSTNPCLGPMEGLTASGSQQAETLGRAFKTLGMEGSDVLASPAIRTAQTLRFMFGKNELTSGQQAVCGAAMGEELLSHKTPGRNLVFVTHSGCIADFESTLGFPHATFPQYGSALFVQVLPNGKFKALGIVNNSDWPTALKQL from the coding sequence ATGGTGAATGAAGTGGTTGACCTTACCCTGACCAAACCGCGTTCGCGCCGGGCCTTTATCAAGCGCCTGCGACCGCTGTGGCTGGGGATCCTGGTGATCGGATTGCTGTGCGCTGGCAGCCTGCTGTGGCACGCCTCGCCACGAGACCTGGGCGTTGGCAACCGCCTGCTGACCTCCCAAGTGCTGCCCCTGTGGCGCGATGGCGACCTGATCGTACTGGTACGCCACGAAGAGCGCTGCGACCGCTCGACCAACCCCTGCCTGGGTCCCATGGAAGGCCTCACGGCCAGCGGCAGCCAGCAAGCCGAAACACTGGGTAGAGCCTTTAAAACATTGGGCATGGAGGGCAGCGATGTGCTTGCCAGCCCGGCCATCCGCACCGCCCAGACCTTGCGGTTCATGTTCGGTAAAAACGAATTGACCTCAGGCCAGCAAGCCGTCTGCGGCGCGGCCATGGGCGAGGAACTGCTCAGCCACAAAACCCCGGGGCGCAACCTGGTTTTCGTCACTCACAGCGGCTGCATTGCCGACTTTGAAAGCACCCTGGGCTTTCCCCATGCGACGTTCCCCCAGTACGGCAGCGCCCTGTTCGTGCAGGTGCTGCCCAATGGCAAATTCAAGGCCTTGGGCATCGTCAATAACTCGGACTGGCCCACCGCACTGAAACAACTCTAA